Sequence from the Sciurus carolinensis chromosome 1, mSciCar1.2, whole genome shotgun sequence genome:
AGGAGCAGAGGGACTTCAGAACAAGCTGGGAAGACCTTGGAGAGCAGGGAACTATAACCAAGTGAACAAGGTGGTAGGGAGGGCACCCCATGAACAGCTTTGGGACAAGGCTAGCTGCAGAGAAGCCGAGGCCAGTTTTGTCAGGCCAAGGGAGGGTAGCACTGGCTGCACAGAGCCAGGTGCAGAAGAGAGAAGGCTGAACTAAGGAATGTGGCAGGAAAGACAAAGTGAGGCCTGCAGCCCACGGGCCTTCCCATCTGCCCTTCATgccagccctgcctcctgctccaTCTGCCCAAGGTCTGCCTCTCCTGGGTTTCTGGGAACtgaccttccttctttcttttggtgaAGTGGTGGAAAGTTCTCCACAACTTCCTGGGACATGGTTGTGTATGATCTTATGTTCACtttgttcttccctttctcttgttTTCTGCCACCCCCACTactttttccctctccttctgctctctcccttcccttttcttgccTTTGGTCTTTCCTGTCcccggtggtggtggtggtggtggtggcgctGGCGCTGCAGCTGAGGTGGCAGGCAGCAAAGTTGTCCCTGCACTACCAGAGAGTGGCCAGTCCGAGCCTGAGCCACCTGAAGTGGAAGGCGGATCAAAGGCTATGGGTAATCACCTTCTCCTTGAGCCACAGCCAGGCCAGGGCTAGAGCAGGGGACTGCTTTCAGAGCTGGGCCTTGGGTATCAGACCCCTGTGTAACACACACAGCACGTACATACTCACTCTGTCTGGACTGGGTGGGTAGCAGCATGTGGGCCCAAAAACAAGGAGTAGACTCCACACTGTCAAGTCTACTCCAGCTTTCTGAAACTACTCATTAAGAGCTGtctacaaacagagaaacaacatgtatcccatttgtttacaattaaaaaaaaagaaaaaaaagaatgtgaagagagagcctaaaaaaaagaactgtctaAGCCCCTTTCAGAGCATGGGCTATGTGCCTGTGCTTTTGGGATACAAGGCAGGAAGTCTGACCAGTGCCAAGAGCCCTGGCATTCTAAGCAGTCCCACCTAGCCACACTGCATGCCACTATGGGAACAGGCTACTCATCCTCCCAGGTTCTTCAGTGCTTACCCTTGCTGCTGCCTTTCAGGGACCCTCTGTCACCTTCCTCTGTCTGCCTCTGACCTCTGATAGGTTGAGGTGCCCAGAGGATGAGGTGTGGGACAGGGGCAATGTTGAAGTTCATCCATAGAACTTAAACTGAGACAGGGTGAAAGAGAGTCCTGCCTACTCCCTTTCAAAAGAATCTAAAACCAGCCCAACATCCTCCCCTTTCTTCAAGGGAATGAAATTCTGTAGCCTTGCCCCTTCTCCCTTCATTTCACTACTGAGCTCTTCCTCTTGGTTTgtggccagcctgagcaaaatCACCATCTAGAgagcagggtttttataggcaGTGTGGGGGCCACATTCTGCCTGTCAGCATGGGGGACAACCAGGGAGTGGGAGGGTAGATTAGATGTGTGTGTCTGCCTCCTAATCTCTTTCTCTTGCTATGGGAACAGGGAACTGTTTTTATGTCAGCATGCCAGCAGGACCTCTGGACTCCAGCACTGACTCTTCTGGGGCACCCACAAGCCCATCCCAGCCTGGTAGCCTCCCTGGCTGGCAGACagagcctcagccccagctgCGGGGAAGCAGTAGAGATCAAGGACGCTTTAGCCACTCTCCTCCGAGCCTGGCCCTCAGGGACGTGGGCAGGATCTTCCGTACCATTGAGCAGCTCACCCACAAGCTCAACAGGCTTAAGGTGAGGGTCGTGGGGCTTGGGTCCCTAGAGGCCTCATCTATCACCCAGGACCATTCCCTAGGAATGAGGTCTGTGTCTTGGAAGCCCTAGACCTGCCCTGGCCTCAATCCACCCAGCCACATCCTTAAATCACAGTCTCATCCCCAGGGCCCAACATGGTTCAGAGAATATGATCCCTTCCCCCAGTGGCCTTATGAACAGAAGGACTCTAACAGACCTCACCCCTCTAACTCTTCCAGGACATGGAACTGGCCCACAGAGAGCTACTGAAGTCCCTTGGGGGAGAATCATCTGGTGGCACCACACCTGTGGGCAGTTTCCACATAGAGGCAGCCAGGTGGACAGACAGCTCCCTCTCACCTCCAGCCAAGGAAGCCCTGGCCTCTGACTCCCAGAACAGCCATGAACCAGGGTCCTGCCCTGAGGATGGTGAGTGAGTGAAACCAATTCCTACTTCATGTCTGCCATGAGGGAGGTGTCCACCAACTCAGGAGGAAATGGCCAAGGAGTGTGAAAGTTGGTTCCAAGGATCTGTTTTCCTTCCAGTATTACTAACTCATTCTCTGTATTTCagaaagggttttttttgttgttgttgttgttttgttttgttttgttttcccttggcggtgctgggaattgaaccgagggctttgatgcttgcaaggcaagcactctaccagctgagctaatATCTCCAGCCCAGAAAGGGGTCTTTTTAGAGAAGCCCACAGACGTTCCCGTAAAGATGGGAACCAGAACTGAAGCCATTTTTCCTTACGCTATAGATGTGATTCACCACCTGTTCTTACTAGATGGTTCAGAGCCAGATTAGATAGGCCAGAGGCACACATCCTAACTCAGGAAAGCAAAGCACATACAGGCACGATCTAGAGGCTTTGGGCATGACAAAGGCCTAACAAGAAGCGAAAGTTTCTGGAGAAGAGAGCTTTGTTAGAGTTGGATGGCACAGAAGATTGAACCTGAGGAATTTCTAGACAAAGCATAGGGGTGGCCACCTCAGACCTGGCCAGCTCTTCACTCTTACCATCCTTCCACAGGCTCTGATGCCCCCCTGGAAGACAGCACCACAGACACGTCACCTGGACTGTAACCATCCAAACCTCCTCCTGTGGAAGAGGCCCTTGGGGAAACAGATACAGCCAAGGCCTAGGGGGAGACCCGCATGTTGCTTGGTCTGCTCAGAATGGAGTCAAGTTTCAGTGTCTTTTCCCCCTCCCTTTAGCCCTTCCCTCCGAGGCCTTTGTCTCCTGAGCATGCTGACTGCTTCTGAAAGGCCCCATTCATGATGGTCTGCCCCCTCTCAGAGTATGGGTGCacaagaggaggggaggaggctgcTGTGTTAATgcactttctccctcccctctccacaGGCCCCAGCAAGCAGGGTGCCTACCCCTCCTCTTTGTCACTTTGGTttcttataaatatgtatgtattgtaTGTGCATCTTTGCTATTGTAAATAACTTGACCTTTTTTGTTTCTGTCCCCGGAGGGCTGGAAGTGGTTACAGAGGGACTGCTGAGGTTAGAGGGGCTTCACTGGCATCTCTGGTTAGCAACCCAGCTCCAGGGTCAGGGCCTGAAAACAGAGCTAAACCAGACCACTGTCCTCTGAGGACAAGAAGGTCTCCCCCGGCTCCAGCCCTACCTAGCTCCAGAGCCCCTCCTCTGGCCTGGTGCTGAGCTACCCCTTCTTCCTACAACTCATCCTCATCCTGGTCAGGAGACAGGGCTGTGGGGAACTTCTTCCCCTACCTGTGTCCCCCCTTCCCCAGTCTGCCCCTATAGAAAACCCGTGTAGCAGGTACGGAGCTGAAAATGGAccccaggaggagggctggggatttgaatGCTGGAGTCCCTGAATTAATCCAGGACCATCCCAGGAGCCACTGCAGCATTGGCCCATGTCCTCACTCCACATCCCACTGAACAGAATATACACACTGTGCtaggtgtatatatacatatatatatatatatataaatatatatataatatataaaatatagatatgGAAATGACTGTTTTGCTGTTAAGATAATGTAtactcttattttcttcctttcatggttaagatttttttttttttaagaaaagttaaatattcttCAATCGTGGTGTGTGTGATTCTTCAAAGTACTACCCCTAAAAGGTTCCCTGTGAGACTGGTCAGGGTTGGGTAGAGGGAACTGTAGGAAGCCCCTGATACCATACCTCCAGATCCAGGTCTTGCCATGTTCTCTCCCAGAGCTTCAGGTGCCTATTCCCTGAACAGGGACTGGGCAAGCTAAGTTATACACCCCACaccaaaaaatgcaaaaacatgcTAAACGCAGCTGGGCACTGTAGctcacacctggaatcccagcaacttgagagactgaagcaggaggatcaaggccagcctgggcaaacttaaaccctgtctcaaaataagaaaataaagtatggagctcagtgatagagcacccctgggttcattcagAGCATTGGAGGCCAACAGACCATGAGGGCTGTAAGTGCTCACAGGCCAGGGGCCTGTGAGAGCAAAGGCCACACACTAGGCAGGACAGGGCAGTTTGGGGTAAACAGAGGCAAAGTAGTGAGGGAAGTAGAGGCTGAGGGGATGTGGAGCAGGTGCAGTCTGCTCAGGTGAGGGAGACTGGTACCTCTGCACCTTCTCTGAAGACTCCATGTAGATTGGAAGTGGGCTCCCCGAAACCAGTCCTGTGTTGTAGGCATGTTTATTTTCAGTGGAGTTAGCACTCGGGCAGTGCTGGGCCACTTCAGGACCCTCAATGCTATCTGGATGTCTCTGATTTCAGTTGCTGACTATCATGCTTAATGCCTTTACTATATAAGTGTTAATATACTCCGCAATCTGTCCCAAGTAGCTTGCCATGACTTTGCATTTTCTTAAGCTGTGCTCCGGTCTCTTCCAAACCAAACACCTGGGCCAGTCAGGTAGGAAAAACAGAAGGGAATATGCTAGGGGACTGGCCATGCTGAGGTCCTCTACCCTACCTATCTACTCCTCCCTTTTCCACAGTTTGTACATGTCAGTAACCAAGCGCAAGTCTTTGCCTGCGGGACCAAAGGCTGAATGCAATCCCTAGCAAAGTACATCTCTTCTGgggaatgtggcagagggagtgGTTTGCTTAGATTTGTAAAACCTAGCCCACAGGAGGCAGAGGAGTGACTCCCTTGGCTGGCTGATGTCAGAGGGACTAAGATATTCCTAGCAGAACTGCAGAGTGACCCAGACCATCACTATTCTGCCATTTCTGGCCTTGTAACATGAACAGACTCTCAGAGTTCAAATGTTCTAAATATTTCTAGAACAAAGTTTAAGATCTCAAAAGTACAGCAATAGATTTTGTTATTGATCTAATATCTCCCCTGGAGAGGTTAGTCCACACGGGACCAGGAGGTGCTTCTGTGGCACCTCAGTCTCAGAGAAGATGGCGGAAGGGGGCTAGATAGGGAAAGCCATGGCCTCTTCCTCTCTGAGCTTGGTCTTGATGGGGTCCCTTGGCAGCATCAGCTCCTGGATCGTGGTGTACATGGGACATTGTGGGTCAAAGCAGTTTttctagaagaggaaaaggaagggtggCAGCTGACAGGAATGAAAATTAGTCCTCTGGGACTAATTAATTCtcaggactgggggtatagcccagtggtaaaatatctctgggttcaatccccagtaccaaaggggaTAGAAAAGGAGGAACAGAAGTTAtgttgtaattaaaaaaaaaaaaaaaaagaatcaggactGCAGACCTTTCTTGGAATCGGGAATCAGAAGGGAGAAGCTGCCTACAGCAATGGCACAAGACAGGGATAGGGACTCACCGCCAGAGACAGCCACAGCAGCCCCACTGGACCCTTGGACACGCCCTTCGACTTGAACTGCACCTGGTACTGCACTGCAGTGAGGAAGGCCTCCAGCCCCACCTCTGTGATGCGGTTTCCTAGTGGAAGGCACAGACTGTGCCTCTTACACCACCACCCTCCTCAGCGAGGCTCCTTCACTCCCCATTCCCAGACTCACCAGCCTGAGATCACCTTTCCCGGAACCCAGCCCTCCTTTACTCCTTGTCTGAATTCCCTACACCCTTTGCACCTGCTTCCCTCCATCTGCCTCTCAATatcctcagcctcctccctgaCCCAGAACTTCCCCTCACCCCTGGCCCATGCAAGACGTGATGCCCAGCTATGAGAGAAGCAAGTGCACCCCCATGCAGTCGCAGTGGGCACCCAGGTAGCCAAACCCATGGCACAACAGGGAGGTTGGGAAACATACGGAGGAGGTTGAGGTGCAAAAGGACCTTGTTCCCAGGCATGAAAACCTTCCCATCCCGGTGCTCGACGGGCTCCAGGAGAGGGTTGATCATCTCAGTAGTTTCAGCAACCAGCTGCTAAAGTAGAATACTAATTGCAGCAGAGGAGAGGGGAGCTGGTCAACaggccattcattcattcatgcattcaacaTACATGTTTTGAGTGCCAGCTAGAGTCCAGGCTCTGTCCTTGGTGTTGGGGACGCAAAGAAATAAGCCCATACCCCCCGTGGTATCAGGAGCCAGAGAGTGAAATGGGAATGCAGTATAGCGTGGCACCTGACACAGGTAAGCTTGGAGTGCTGTGGGAGCCCAGAGGAGGAACATTTAGACAAGTCTGAGAGACCAGGAATGGCCACCTGCAAGAGGTGACTGGTGAGCTGAAGTGTGAAGGTTTATAGATATCCTCAGATGGAGAAGACAGGGAAAGATGTTCCAGGCAAGGAACATGATGGGTGCAAAGGGTCCACAGGATAAAACCACACATGGTGTTTGGGTtttactaagtattttttaaCACCTACAGCAATGAGGAAAACAGGCTGGAGCAGGATGAcactgaagataaaatgaaaaactgcaaAGGACCTGGTGAGAAATAGCCAACCCAAGACAGGCAGAAACCAAAGTGGGGATTAAAAGGCAcccaccccttcctccttctcactTCCTCTTCTGTAAGAGCTTGTCTTGGGTGCCAGGGGAGAATCCTAAAAGGGGACTGGGTCCTTTCCTGCCTTGGGAGTACATAACAGGGTTGGGAGTGTCTGATGGAGGAGACGAGACCCTCGCGCAGCTGGCAGGATGAAGAACTGGGAGGGATAAAGTTGGCAGCCCATGAAGCTTCTGAAGCAAGGAGCAGATTGGCCCAAGTTGAGAGGAAAGATCCAGGTGTAAAAGAGAAGTCTGAAGGAGGAGCCCTGCAGGAGGCGGGGTGTGGCGGTGTCGTGACTAAAAAGTGCCCTTGGGAGCTGCTGAGAGGGACAAAAGACAACACACTTTGTTCCTTATACAAGCATGCAAGCAAATGGTAGAGGTGATGGTGATGAACTGGTTTCCCTTTAGGGAAGCAGCCTCTGTTGGGACAACAGATCCAAAGTATGGGCTACTACCAGACAAGGAAAGGTAGTGCCCAAgttgggaggggagagggaagcacGGAGCTCCATTATTCCCAGAGCAGGCCCAGATTGGACTGGAGATTTGGGGCGTGGTAGAAAAGGGAGTAGAGGACCAAATTTGAGGAGAAAGTGGCTGTTGCCACAACTCAGGGCTAGAGACCACATTCCAGAAGGAGCTGGGGGTGGAACCTCCTAGGTAAACCTGGGCCCCACCTCTGCTACTCCGACAGCTTACCTCAGACTCCAGAAGGATGCTGCGCTTCTCTTTGCTCCCCATCTTGGTCCCTTTTCCCTTGCTTTGCTTCTGCTCAGGGATGGTTACCTCTGGGCCAGAAGAGGAGCCACGATGCACAAAGCAGACCTCTGCTACCACCCATGCTCCCCAGAAAGAATGGGCTAAGTAAGGCAAACTATGAGAACTTTGAACCTGGGTGCAATCGAGACAGCTGGAAGGAGACCCTAGTTAGATAGGTGGATTCCTATTCTTAGGACAGGTCCTCCCCCAGGAAATAAGCTGTGGAAGGTGGTGGGTCATGATGTCTGGGCCCAGGGGGCCTTCCACATCATCTCGCTATAATAACTAaagaagagagggggagagaggcgAGACCAATTCCTGGCAGACATATCCAGGCCAAGAAGAGTCTCCTGCATCCTGCCCAATGCTCTCCCTCCACACAGGGAAGGTGCCTGAGAGAACTGTTCACACTTACTCCCCTTGCTTGACTTTGCAGTGTCTTCTTTCTTAGGGGTTCCTTGTGTGGGCGACTGTCCAGACCCTGACTTCTCCTCCTTCTTGACCACTTCCTGTAGAGCATCCAGAAGAGAACCAAAAGTCCCACCTCCCAGAGGGATGGGCAGCAGGTGGGTGGACCTTGAAAGGCTCACTAGGCCTTCTTCCTTCCACCCCTTCTGTACATCACCAATGTTCCTACCCTGCCACCACCTCAGGCTTTCTTTTCCCAGGCACACCTACCCCTGGCTTCTCCTTTTTCTTGCTCAGGCCCTTTGGGGCTTTCATTGTCTGCATCTTGTCTGGCTTGTCCGCCAGTGCAGCCGTGCTCATCCCCAGCATCTGAGACTTGTCCCGATCCATTTTGAAGTCCCCATGTCGAGAGGAGGAGGGCTATGTTCACAAATGGGAAGGGGCAAAGGAAGCCACTGGAGCCCCCAGTTGATGGGGGAACGGATAAGAAGCCTATACGTGGGTAGTGGTCAGGCTGATAGCACcccaccacccatctctctgccTAAATGCTAGAACAATTCCTATGATGCTCTTTCCTCTGGGTTAAGGAACTGTtggtgaaaaacagcaaaggtaTGGGTGTGGATGAACTGGGGATCAAGATCGGGGCTCTCATATTGAGTGAGGAATTTATCCTAGATTTATTGAGCTAAGTACCAGGTTCTCTTCTAAATGCCTTACATGAACTAGCTCATTTACTCCTCTCAATGCTAGCAAGTAGatccatttacagatgagaatacAGGCATAGAGGTTAAGTAACATGTCCAGGGTCACAAGCTGGTATGTGGATGAGCTAGATTTCAAGTCCCAGGCAGTCAAATCTAGTATCCCTTCAACCATTACATACTGCCCATAGAGAATCCTTCAGTTCGAGCCCCACAAGCAGAGGCTTGGCACACACTCGTTAGATCTGTGCATCTAGATCTGTGCATCTGAGAGAAAGTCACAATAAAGGGAGGGAGGACTGAGATTAGAAATGCTTCCAACTGGTAAGCGGGCAGGGTGGCTGGCTCCTCACCGACCGCGACCGCTCCTGCGACCCTTTCTCCAGCAGGAGGCGCCGGCGCTCCACCACCTCCGTGTGTGTCAGCTCGAAGGGGCGCAGGACCTGGGACAAGGCCGGCACCGTCAGACACTGGCCTCTGGGGGTAATTGGGTCCACCTCCCCTGCCCCGACCGACCGAAAAACCCACCTCGGCCAGCTTCAGGGCGCCTTTGTCCTGGATGCGGTTGTGAGCCAGGGAGAGCCAGAGCAAGGAGCGGTTCAGACGGAGCCCCTGCGAAGGTGGGAGGGCGCGTGAGCGTGGGCGGGGCAGCCCTGCTCCTGCAGGCCCTGCACCATAGCATACGCACGTCTGCGATGTAGCCCGCGCCCTCGTCCCCGATGTGGTTGAAGCCCAGGTTCAGTGAGACGAGGGTCCTGTTGCAGCTGTGCAGCGTGGACAGCGCCTGGCCCAGGAGCTGTGCTCCGTGATCGTCAATGTTGTTGTTCCGCAGAGACAGGTGAGCTATCCTGGGCCAGCGGGAAGGAGAATGAGGGTCGCTGGAAACACCCGGTACCACTAAGTGCTCTcaggaaatggggggggggggtctagTCTGAAGGCAAAGGAGCAGGAATTGGGGACCCCTGGGGATACGCTGGAAAGACAAGGAAAGGTGAGGGCTAAAGATGACTTGGAATGAGGGACAGGAAGTAGGGGTCGTGGATGGGGCAAGGAACCTCACGTGCTGTCCGGTGCCATGAGCTTGTGATATGACTGCTTTGGCAGTGGATTTCCCTCCAGAGACACTTTCCTGAGGGTGGGAGAGATCTAAGAACCAGTAGTTACTGTTGATACCAGGTAAGGAAGGGGATGGAGAGGAAGTTTGGATCTCTGGGGAGCAACAGCCCCCAGTTTAGAAAATATATGTGATAATTCCTCCATACTAAAAACCCAGGAAGGTGGCCATGTGAAACCCCAAAGTTGGCCTGTGGTAAGGTCTTCTCCAAGATGGCCTTCAAAAATCCTCATTTCCTGATTTTCAGGCCCTGTGTAATACTCTCCCCTTTTGTATGACTAGACCCAGTGAATTCCTTACAATACACCAAATATGACAGAAGAGATGGTATGTCACTTCTGAGTTTAGGTGACAAAGACTGTGGCTTCCATCTTGGATGCTCTCTGGTACTCTCAACAACTGCCCTCTCATAAGGACACTCAGTGGGCCTCTGGAGAGGCCCCACTGAAATCAGTCACACGAATGAGCTTGAAAGCAGAATCTCTGCCCATCTCACCTTAAAATGACCACAACTCAGTCAACAGCTTCACTGCCTTCTCAAGACAGACCTTGAGCCAGAAGCACCCAGCTAATCCACCCCAAGATGACCTCACAGaaattaagataataaatgtttatgattttaagccactaaatttgagGGTTACTTTGTTacacaataataacaaaattacaTGATCCCTACACAGGGTAATAGCTTTTCAGAAAACAGAGGTCTTTTTCCTAAGTCACACAAAAAATTGAATCAACAACTAGAAATTTCTCTAGTTAAGCATTTTCTTCCAGCATCGGTATTTCCCCTCCGCCCttaatactgaggattgaacccaaggatgctctgccactgagctacatccctgggcgttaaaaaaaaaacaaaatttttttttgagatagggtctccctaagttgcccagattgacctcaaacttgtgattctcctgcctcagcctcttgattcactgggattgtaggcatgcaccaccatgcctgaccatGATCTGTAATTTTTGCTCAGTGTTCTAGTAAAGACATTCCAAATAAGTGTCTTTTCAAATaaactgaattcatttttaattatttttgtgctGGTATGA
This genomic interval carries:
- the Lrrc71 gene encoding leucine-rich repeat-containing protein 71 isoform X3; this translates as MSGESSAPGGSPRTPRPGTQKTSGSVTKKGERSVKEKPPTVLPPVGEEEPKNPEEYQCTGVLETDFAELCTRLGYTDFPKVVTRPRPHPIFVSSASMSEKPTPDDQRLSASCSLNSLESKYVFFRPTIQVELEQDDSKAVKEIYIRGWRVEDRILGIFSKCLPSLSQLQAINFWKVGLTDKTLTTFIALLPLCSSTLRKVSLEGNPLPKQSYHKLMAPDSTIAHLSLRNNNIDDHGAQLLGQALSTLHSCNRTLVSLNLGFNHIGDEGAGYIADGLRLNRSLLWLSLAHNRIQDKGALKLAEVLRPFELTHTEVVERRRLLLEKGSQERSRSPSSSRHGDFKMDRDKSQMLGMSTAALADKPDKMQTMKAPKGLSKKKEKPGEVVKKEEKSGSGQSPTQGTPKKEDTAKSSKGKVTIPEQKQSKGKGTKMGSKEKRSILLESEQLVAETTEMINPLLEPVEHRDGKVFMPGNKVLLHLNLLRNRITEVGLEAFLTAVQYQVQFKSKGVSKGPVGLLWLSLAKNCFDPQCPMYTTIQELMLPRDPIKTKLREEEAMAFPI
- the Lrrc71 gene encoding leucine-rich repeat-containing protein 71 isoform X2, which translates into the protein MSGESSAPGGSPRTPRPGTQKTSGSVTKKGERSVKEKPPTVLPPVGEEEPKNPEEYQCTGVLETDFAELCTRLGYTDFPKVVTRPRPHPIFVSSASMSEKPTPDDQRLSASCSLNSLESKYVFFRPTIQVELEQDDSKAVKEIYIRGEPRVRCSLATPALPGLRHLLLSLAGWRVEDRILGIFSKCLPSLSQLQAINFWKVGLTDKTLTTFIALLPLCSSTLRKVSLEGNPLPKQSYHKLMAPDSTIAHLSLRNNNIDDHGAQLLGQALSTLHSCNRTLVSLNLGFNHIGDEGAGYIADGLRLNRSLLWLSLAHNRIQDKGALKLAEVLRPFELTHTEVVERRRLLLEKGSQERSRSPSSSRHGDFKMDRDKSQMLGMSTAALADKPDKMQTMKAPKGLSKKKEKPGEVVKKEEKSGSGQSPTQGTPKKEDTAKSSKGKVTIPEQKQSKGKGTKMGSKEKRSILLESELVAETTEMINPLLEPVEHRDGKVFMPGNKVLLHLNLLRNRITEVGLEAFLTAVQYQVQFKSKGVSKGPVGLLWLSLAKNCFDPQCPMYTTIQELMLPRDPIKTKLREEEAMAFPI
- the Lrrc71 gene encoding leucine-rich repeat-containing protein 71 isoform X6; the protein is MSGESSAPGGSPRTPRPGTQKTSGSVTKKGERSVKEKPPTVLPPVGEEEPKNPEEYQCTGVLETDFAELCTRLGYTDFPKVVTRPRPHPIFVSSASMSEKPTPDDQRLSASCSLNSLESKYVFFRPTIQVELEQDDSKAVKEIYIRGEPRVRCSLATPALPGLRHLLLSLAGWRVEDRILGIFSKCLPSLSQLQAINFWKVGLTDKTLTTFIALLPLCSSTLRKVSLEGNPLPKQSYHKLMAPDSTIAHLSLRNNNIDDHGAQLLGQALSTLHSCNRTLVSLNLGFNHIGDEGAGYIADGLRLNRSLLWLSLAHNRIQDKGALKLAEVLRPFELTHTEVVERRRLLLEKGSQERSRSPSSSRHGDFKMDRDKSQMLGMSTAALADKPDKMQTMKAPKGLSKKKEKPGEVVKKEEKSGSGQSPTQGTPKKEDTAKSSKGKVTIPEQKQSKGKGTKMGSKEKRSILLESELPRALFSHDTATPRLLQGSSFRLLFYTWIFPLNLGQSAPCFRSFMGCQLYPSQFFILPAARGSRLLHQTLPTLLCTPKAGKDPVPF
- the Lrrc71 gene encoding leucine-rich repeat-containing protein 71 isoform X4 produces the protein MSGESSAPGGSPRTPRPGTQKTSGSVTKKGERSVKEKPPTVLPPVGEEEPKNPEEYQCTGVLETDFAELCTRLGYTDFPKVVTRPRPHPIFVSSASMSEKPTPDDQRLSASCSLNSLESKYVFFRPTIQVELEQDDSKAVKEIYIRGWRVEDRILGIFSKCLPSLSQLQAINFWKVGLTDKTLTTFIALLPLCSSTLRKVSLEGNPLPKQSYHKLMAPDSTIAHLSLRNNNIDDHGAQLLGQALSTLHSCNRTLVSLNLGFNHIGDEGAGYIADGLRLNRSLLWLSLAHNRIQDKGALKLAEVLRPFELTHTEVVERRRLLLEKGSQERSRSPSSSRHGDFKMDRDKSQMLGMSTAALADKPDKMQTMKAPKGLSKKKEKPGEVVKKEEKSGSGQSPTQGTPKKEDTAKSSKGKVTIPEQKQSKGKGTKMGSKEKRSILLESELVAETTEMINPLLEPVEHRDGKVFMPGNKVLLHLNLLRNRITEVGLEAFLTAVQYQVQFKSKGVSKGPVGLLWLSLAKNCFDPQCPMYTTIQELMLPRDPIKTKLREEEAMAFPI
- the Lrrc71 gene encoding leucine-rich repeat-containing protein 71 isoform X1 — encoded protein: MSGESSAPGGSPRTPRPGTQKTSGSVTKKGERSVKEKPPTVLPPVGEEEPKNPEEYQCTGVLETDFAELCTRLGYTDFPKVVTRPRPHPIFVSSASMSEKPTPDDQRLSASCSLNSLESKYVFFRPTIQVELEQDDSKAVKEIYIRGEPRVRCSLATPALPGLRHLLLSLAGWRVEDRILGIFSKCLPSLSQLQAINFWKVGLTDKTLTTFIALLPLCSSTLRKVSLEGNPLPKQSYHKLMAPDSTIAHLSLRNNNIDDHGAQLLGQALSTLHSCNRTLVSLNLGFNHIGDEGAGYIADGLRLNRSLLWLSLAHNRIQDKGALKLAEVLRPFELTHTEVVERRRLLLEKGSQERSRSPSSSRHGDFKMDRDKSQMLGMSTAALADKPDKMQTMKAPKGLSKKKEKPGEVVKKEEKSGSGQSPTQGTPKKEDTAKSSKGKVTIPEQKQSKGKGTKMGSKEKRSILLESEQLVAETTEMINPLLEPVEHRDGKVFMPGNKVLLHLNLLRNRITEVGLEAFLTAVQYQVQFKSKGVSKGPVGLLWLSLAKNCFDPQCPMYTTIQELMLPRDPIKTKLREEEAMAFPI
- the Lrrc71 gene encoding leucine-rich repeat-containing protein 71 isoform X5 — encoded protein: MSGESSAPGGSPRTPRPGTQKTSGSVTKKGERSVKEKPPTVLPPVGEEEPKNPEEYQCTGVLETDFAELCTRLGYTDFPKVVTRPRPHPIFVSSASMSEKPTPDDQRLSASCSLNSLESKYVFFRPTIQVELEQDDSKAVKEIYIRGEPRVRCSLATPALPGLRHLLLSLAGWRVEDRILGIFSKCLPSLSQLQAINFWKVGLTDKTLTTFIALLPLCSSTLRKVSLEGNPLPKQSYHKLMAPDSTIAHLSLRNNNIDDHGAQLLGQALSTLHSCNRTLVSLNLGFNHIGDEGAGYIADGLRLNRSLLWLSLAHNRIQDKGALKLAEVLRPFELTHTEVVERRRLLLEKGSQERSRSPSSSRHGDFKMDRDKSQMLGMSTAALADKPDKMQTMKAPKGLSKKKEKPGEVVKKEEKSGSGQSPTQGTPKKEDTAKSSKGKVTIPEQKQSKGKGTKMGSKEKRSILLESEQLPRALFSHDTATPRLLQGSSFRLLFYTWIFPLNLGQSAPCFRSFMGCQLYPSQFFILPAARGSRLLHQTLPTLLCTPKAGKDPVPF